Part of the Methylovirgula sp. 4M-Z18 genome is shown below.
TCGGTATCATCCTCGCGCTTTTCGCTGGAGACAAGGCGGGGTTTTGAAACGTCGGTCACAGGGCGCTTTCGGAGCGGGAATCAGGAATCGTGTGACCCGCTTTTAACACCTTTTGGCCCCGGAAAGGGAGATGAGCCGCTCGCAGGACCTCGCTCGCCATCGTGCCGATGCCACTTTATGCGGACTCGGTCTGAACTTGAGTTCGTGGTATTCTTCACCCTTAGCTTAATCTCCCTTGGACATGGCCATGAGCGCAAAGATCGTCGCACTAGCGGTCGCCGGCTTGGTCATGCTGACCGGCGGCCTTGCCGAAGCGCAGGACAGCTTGAGCGGCGCGGTCATCGTCATCGCCAAGGGGAGCTGTACGCGCTTCACCGTGTCGGGTCAGAGCTATTCCTGCAGTGCGATCATTTATTCGCATTTCAGGAACGGCCGCACCGGCTGGCAGATCCCAATTCCAAATGGTGCCCTGATGCTCTCCGGTGGACGCGATAGCCAGCCCGATCCCACCAAATATATCTTGCAGATCGACATGCTCCGTTTCGGTCGAGGCGACGGCTCTGGCCAAAACTATCGCGTAGAAGGCACTTGCACGGCAAGCCTCTCGGCCGATGGCGAATATTTTTACACACTCTCATGTTCGGCCAAGGGTGGCGCCGAGGATATCCAGCTTGAGTTCAAGGGCGACGGATCGCCCGTCGACCGTAAGGTTCTGTAAGGCGCAATGTTCGACGTTACGCGCCGCCCTCGTGTCCCGTCCTCGGTGAATGGGCGTCAGGCCCTGCCCTTCGCCTCGCCGAGCGCGGCCGCGACGCTGGCGATAACCACCATTCCGATGCCGGCCATCTGTGCGGCGCCCATGGCCTGCGCGAGAATGAAATAGCCCGCGATCGCGCCGACCGCTGGTTCAAGACTCATCAGAATGCCGAAGGTCCCCTGGGATAGGCGGCGCAACGCGTTGAGTTCGAACGCATAGGGGATCAGCGGCGAGAGCACTGCAAGGCCGAAGCACATCGCCAGAGTCCCCAGCGAGACAGGCGTGCCGAGCGTCGCCACGCCGAAGGGCGTCAGGACCAGCGCGGCAATGGTGAACGGCATCACGAGGCCTTCCAAGCCGGCAAAAGCCGTACCGATGCGCTTGGTGAGAATGATGTAGCTGCCCCAGCCGACACCGGCGCCCAGCGCGCACAGAATGCCGGCGACATCGGTGGCCGACATGTCGCCAAATCCGACCAGAAGCACGACGCCGGCCAGCGCCAGCAACGGCAGCAGCACCGCGCGCCAGCCGCGCAGGCCGACGGCGGCGATGAACAACGGCCCGAGAAATTCGGTGGCCACGGTCAGGGCAAGCGGGATCCGCTGCAGCGCCATGGCAAACAGAAAGGTCATGGCTGCATTGGCGAGGCCGAGCAGAACCACCGCCCGCCATTGCGCAGCCGAATAGGCGAAGATGCGCGGGCGGATCCAGACGAGCAGGATCAAGGCCGAAAAGCCCATGCGGAACCAGGTGACCTGCGCCGCCCCGAGTTCGCGGATCAAGGGCGCCGAAAGCGCCGCGCCAACCTGAATCGTGCAGATGGAGGCCACCGCCAGGCCGACGCCGGAGAGGGTTCGCTCGCCAAGCATCTGGCTGCGGCTGAGGGTTCCCGAAATCGTGCTGTTTTGCATGGCGCGCGTCCTGAAATACCGATGCGCCGGATGGAAAAGCGGCTTATCGCCTGCCCACGGCGCGAAAAGATCGGCAATCGTTCTAGCGCGAAGCGCAATCATAAGATATGCTAATAGTGTTTATGTTTGAATAAGCGTTTCTTATGATGCGAGACCTCAACACCGACCTCCTGCGCACCTTCGTCACCATCGTCGAAGCGGGTAGTTTCTCGCAAGCGGCGCAGCGGCTCGGCCGCACGCAAGCGGCCGTCAGCCTGGCGCTGCGCCGCCTCGAAGAGGATGTGGCACAAGCTGTGCTGGAGCGCTCGCCGCGCGGGGTCAGCCTCACGCCGGCGGGCAACGTGCTGTTGCCGCATGCCCGCAAAATCCTCGGCGCCGCCGACGAGGCGCGGCGCGAGCTGGCCGGACGGGCGGTGCGCGGCCGGGTACGACTCGGGCTGATCGAGGATGTCGCGGTGGGTCATTTGCCGCGCGTTCTGCGCCGCTTTTCCCTCGCCTATCCGGGGATCGATCTGGATATTCATGTCGATACCAGCGAGGCGCTGTCGCACCGCTTCGACGGCGCGGAATTCGATCTCGTCATCTCGAACCGCGACCCGTTCGACCTCACGCCTTTGATGACCTGGTCGCAGCCGCTCTACTGGGTCGGCGCCAAGGATTTTTCGCTTGCCGCGCCCCCGGTGCCGCTCGTCGCGTTCAACGGGCCCTGCTCCTGGGAGCGCTCCGCCCGCGCGGCGCTGGATCGCGCCGGCATGCCCTGGCACGACGTCTGCACGAGTTCCAGCCTGCTCGCCGTTCTCTCGGCGGTCGAAGCGGGCCTTGGCGTCGCGGTGCTGCTTGGCAACACGATTCGCCTGGAGACGATGCGGATTCTCGAACGCGACGAACTCCCGCCGCTCAAAGCCGCCGAATTCGGCCTCTTCGCCGCCGCAGAGCCGCACGTCCCGGCGCGGGAACTGGCGAAGTTTCTGGCGGAGGATTTGCGAAGGTAAGGTCGCAGGCCGCGGGCTATAGGAAAGCCACAATGTCATCCCGGGCTTGACCCGGGATCCAGGGCCACACAACGGTTGAATCATCATTAGCGCTGTGCCGCAGGCTAAACGCGCACGTGCGACTCTGGATCCCGGGTCAAGCCCGGGATGACAATATCTGGTGTC
Proteins encoded:
- a CDS encoding LysR family transcriptional regulator, producing MMRDLNTDLLRTFVTIVEAGSFSQAAQRLGRTQAAVSLALRRLEEDVAQAVLERSPRGVSLTPAGNVLLPHARKILGAADEARRELAGRAVRGRVRLGLIEDVAVGHLPRVLRRFSLAYPGIDLDIHVDTSEALSHRFDGAEFDLVISNRDPFDLTPLMTWSQPLYWVGAKDFSLAAPPVPLVAFNGPCSWERSARAALDRAGMPWHDVCTSSSLLAVLSAVEAGLGVAVLLGNTIRLETMRILERDELPPLKAAEFGLFAAAEPHVPARELAKFLAEDLRR
- a CDS encoding EamA family transporter — encoded protein: MQNSTISGTLSRSQMLGERTLSGVGLAVASICTIQVGAALSAPLIRELGAAQVTWFRMGFSALILLVWIRPRIFAYSAAQWRAVVLLGLANAAMTFLFAMALQRIPLALTVATEFLGPLFIAAVGLRGWRAVLLPLLALAGVVLLVGFGDMSATDVAGILCALGAGVGWGSYIILTKRIGTAFAGLEGLVMPFTIAALVLTPFGVATLGTPVSLGTLAMCFGLAVLSPLIPYAFELNALRRLSQGTFGILMSLEPAVGAIAGYFILAQAMGAAQMAGIGMVVIASVAAALGEAKGRA